The DNA segment TGCAATGGCGGGCAGCGAATACGCCAGAAGGTTTTCAAAATTGACTGATATAAACCTTAAAGGGCGGGAAAGGCTTACTTCTTATTGGCAAGATCACAGCATACTCAACCTGATGAAAACACTTCCGAAGGTTAAAACAACCTCCGTCAGATGGTACATAGACTGTGGAGACGACGATCACCTTTACAAAGGGAATGAAAACCTGCACATCCTGATGCGAGACTTAAACATACCCCATGAATACCGCGTTCGTGACGGAGCGCATACCTGGACCTACTGGAGGACAGGACTTCCCGACGGATTGAAATTTATTGGAGAGGGGTTTCACAGGTAAAAAACAGCCTAACCCATTATTTCTTATAGTATATAATCAATTGTGGCCTGAAAATACTGTTGGAATAGTTGGGAGAGGCAAATATGGCCGTGGCATTTTTCGTCCCCTTGCTGACAGATCCGATCAGTCCATTGTTTTCGATTTTGCCGTTGAGCCAATCCTTGACAAAAGGCGTGATATCCACATCAAACCAGCGATCGGCCCGGGGCCATCTGGAAAATAGCCCTTCCACAGTATCACTCTGGGGTTGGGTTGAATAAGTCACCAGTGATTCCCAATTTTCTGTAATCTTCTCATATTGCAATTTACCGTTGACATCACCTTTCATCTGGAGGCAATATAAGCGCATAACGGCCTTCAAAATCTGGGCATGTTTGGGTATTTGTTCAAGATCCCAGTAAATCAAAAATTTATCATTGCAGGAAGGATAATTGCCCTCGCGCATTTTTCCAAGGAAAAAGAAATCTCCTTTTCCTACCGGATTACAAAAATCGGGACGGCAACTGCTGATATAGGCTCCTTTAGTGGTTATGATCCGGAGGGAATCAATCTGATGGTCCCTGATAACTGGATTACCCAAAGCGAACCGGGTTACCAAAATCAAAATCCAGGACAAAAGGAACAAATGATTTAAAACCTTGTTTTTCAATTTAAACTCAACATATAAAATTAATAATCCCGGACAATGCTGTTTATTCTTCATAATAAAAAAGTTTTAGAAATCAATTTAACTCACCCTGACCCATCTAAACCCACCCTGATATTTCAGTAATCATTTATTAATAAATTAATTAGCAATATTTCATTTTTCCTTATTAATTGCTTAAAAGGTAATAAATTTTATATAGAAAACCGAATAAAATATAAGGTTACGAAACAGCAAAAAAGCATTTTTCACAAAGAGTTTAACGTTTATTGATATTTTTCCTTCAGGATTCAGTTTAAAATGTAAAGAAAAAGTTGGTTTATTTTGATAGTTTTACAAACTTTGCAAGCTTAAATTTTCATGCATGAATTTTCTTTTATGCATGAATAAATAAATGTAAGACAAAGACTTATAGCTTAAGGTCTAAGTCCGTTTTTTTGCATAGTATTTAGAAACATATTAAATAAAGAAAAAAATGAAACAATCAATTGCAATTTTGTGTGGAGGAGGACCTGCTCCTGGTATAAATACCGTTATCAGTTCAGTAGCAAAAACATTCTTGTTAAATGGATATAGAGTATTAGGACTACACGAAGGTTACAAGACTCTTTTTTCAAAAAATCCGCATTTCGAAGAATTAACTTTTGCCTTTGCTGATAAAATCAGCACTTTGGGAGGTTCTGTCCTTCAAATGAGCCGATATAAACCTAAAGACGAAGAATTCAACACAGATTTCTTTGTTCAGAACAATGTAAAATTGTTGGTTACCATTGGCGGCGATGATACTGCTTCAACAGCAAACCGTATCGGCAAGTTCCTGGAAAAAGCAAATATAACCATCTCGAACATCCATGTTCCCAAAACCATCGATAACGATTTGCCTTTGCCGGAAGGGATACCTACATTCGGCTTTGAATCGGCCATGA comes from the Bacteroidota bacterium genome and includes:
- a CDS encoding alpha/beta hydrolase family protein gives rise to the protein KAIAEREIPPVIIVMPDGGVTWYINDSQNQYRWNDMFTREFIPYIDATYRTRPAKEFRAIAGLSMGGYGALINALLHPDLFSSCVAFSAAVFTDDELVAMAGSEYARRFSKLTDINLKGRERLTSYWQDHSILNLMKTLPKVKTTSVRWYIDCGDDDHLYKGNENLHILMRDLNIPHEYRVRDGAHTWTYWRTGLPDGLKFIGEGFHR
- a CDS encoding DNRLRE domain-containing protein; this translates as MKNKQHCPGLLILYVEFKLKNKVLNHLFLLSWILILVTRFALGNPVIRDHQIDSLRIITTKGAYISSCRPDFCNPVGKGDFFFLGKMREGNYPSCNDKFLIYWDLEQIPKHAQILKAVMRLYCLQMKGDVNGKLQYEKITENWESLVTYSTQPQSDTVEGLFSRWPRADRWFDVDITPFVKDWLNGKIENNGLIGSVSKGTKNATAIFASPNYSNSIFRPQLIIYYKK